TAATGTAGCATCTTTTTTAAATGTATGCAAAAGTTTTGGAAAAAAGTGTAGTGAGTAAATTTTATGTGAAAACAGGAAACTATTGTGAGCGGTGCAGTTGCCGGAGCGATTATAGGAGCGGCTGTTGGTGGATGGGTGAATGATCGGTTTGGACGGAAATATGCATTAATGACAGcggatttgttgtttttagttgGTGCTATACTGATGGCTTCTGCAAATGGTCCGGCACTTCTGATCGTGGGGCGAATTTTTGTCGGATTTGGTGTTGGAATGGCGTCAATGACAGCTCCGCTATATATTTCGGAGGCTTCTCCTACTGTAATCAGAGGTGCCCTTGTTGCTGCTAATGGTGTTCTTATTACTGGGGGCCAGTTTATTGCTTATCTTATCAACTTAGCCTTTACTAAGGTACTTTTACAACAATAGATAACAGAGGTCTTCCATTTAGTCTATAAATTAATTAGATGGTGAAGTAGTTAGCTTAttatgttttgttatgttttttttttctaggtTCCGGGAACATGGCGATGGATGCTAGGAATTGCAGGTATTCCAGCTATATTGCAGTTCGTTCTAATGATATTCCTTCCAGAATCCCCTCGTTGGCTATACCGAAAGGGCAGAGTAGAAGAAGCAGAGGCCATTTTACGGAAAGTTCACGAACCTCAATATGTTGAACAAGAAATTCAAGATTTGAAAGATTCGGTAGACAAGGAAATCATGGAAGATGGAAAATCTGGGAAGATTAACATTATGGACTTGTTTAGAACCAAAACAGTGAGAAGAGGACTAATCGCTGGTGTCGGCCTTCAGGTTTTTCAGCAGTTTGTGGGAATTAACACAGTCATGTACTACAGTCCTACTATTATTCAGTTGGCTGGGTTTGCTTCTAACCAAACTGCTCTGTTGCTGTCACTAATAACTGCTCTTCTGAATGCTGTAATGTCTATTGTCAGTATGGCATTTATCGATAATTTTGGACGTAAGAAGCTTCTTATCTGTAGTTTGATTGGTGTAATACTTTCCCTCGGTCTATTAACCGGAGTATTCAATGTGAGCGCTAGTCACGCTCCAAAAGTTATGCCTACTGATTTGCGCTATAGAAATGCTACATGCCCTGATTACAGTTTAGCTTCAAATTCCGGTTCTTGGGACTGTATGACGTGCCTCAAGGCAAAATCGGATTGTGGATTTTGCGCAGCGAGTTCCAAGGTAAAAGAATATACTCACATTACATTATCTTTCAATACTgacttatatatttaatatcttGCTTGTTTCCGTTCTAACTAGTATTTGAATTGCAGCTACTTCCCGGGGTTTGTGTTTCCGCGACAAATGCAGTGAAGCACCTCTGCAATGGGGACCATAGAGAATGGTTCACTAGAGGGTGTCCGAGCAAATATGGAGGCGCTGCAATTGTAGGACTGGCAGCATATATCATTTTCTTCGCTCCCGGGATGGGAACCGTGCCTTGGGTTGTGAATTCTGAGATATATCCATTAAGATTCAGAGGGATTTGCGGAGGAATTGCTGCTACGTCAAATTGGATCTCGAATCTCATTGTTGCTCAGACATTCTTAACCTTAACAAAGGTCCTAGGAACATCTTGGACGTTCTTTATGTTCGGAGTTATCTCTGTCGTCGCGTTGTTTTTTGTCTTGGTCTTTGTTCCTGAAACCAAGGGACTGCCAATAGAAGAGGTTGAGAAACTTTTGGAGGACAGGCCTCTGCATTACAAGTTTTGGAAAAAGGAGTCTGTTCCCGGAAAATCAACCGATGATACGAAACCTGAACCCTGATAGTAGTGGGGACTGAGTGTGATAAATTTAAGGAATCCTGAAAATTTGAGAATTGGGAGTCCTGATAGTATAGCTTATTGAAGATTACTCCATGTCTTGTTCTTGATAGATGATCTAGACTGTTTTGATGTAGTTGCCAggattattgtttaaaccttgGTAACTCTAGGATGTAATTGATATGAATAAATAAAATCTTTATTCATATCATGCATACATTGCCTAAGCTTTTTGTTATTCAGTGATTGAAAATGGATTTATTCGAATTGCAAAGAATTCTACAGAACGATCATCTAAGTAGTATGGAAATTGATACCGAAAAACTTGGAAAATACAAAGGATGTGAAACATGGAAAAAcatgtaaataattaaaatacagaaatatatatataagcatAATGACTTTTCTGTTCCTGCACTGTTCTGTTTTAGACATTGGATCCCTGCTCTATTAGCCAACATTGAGTTTCTACACTATTAGTAGACATTGAGCCTCTTACATTCTTCATACAAAAAGTGTTAACAGTATTAAtcaaaaaacaattgaataacttaatatcaataaaaagtGCGGGGgccaaatttaataaaattaaaataaaataaaacaactaaaaaaacTTGTCTCAACCACACTAACCGTGTAAAGTACATATTTTCGTGACGCTAaggtttacaaaattaaaagtatagtAACTCaatattaacaaatttaagTGTAGAGTTTCAGTGTTAGAAAATTGTCAAAAAGTGAACAAGTGCAGAGATCAAAAAATGTTTTGCCTATTTATGAAGATGAGTGCTGATATTATCCTTTGGTATGTGTTCATGTAAGATAATCTGAACATATTGTATTTCATTGCTCCTGAAAAACACCAAATTGTGAGCTAAACATaaagggtttcatctggatccaCTAAAGAGAGCAATCTTTCCCAAACCCTCAAACAATTTGTTCCTCATCTCAAAACTTCTCCTTCAAAATACAATAGAAAGCGGAAGCATTCAAAGACCATCGAATACGACAGTTACTTTTATAGCAACAGATTACGCCTCAGGCGATATGCTGTGCAAGAGTAAGGATCTTAACATGCTTTTTCTTCCGTAGCTCATGCGGAACTGGCCCAAATACTCTGGTCCCGATTGGCTGACCTTGCTTATCAACCAGTACAACAGCATTGTCGTCAAACTTGACCTCACTCCCATCGCAGCGGCCACGCTGCATTGCAGCCCGCACCACGACACCATACACGACCTTTCCCTTCTTCACTTTCCCATTTGGCATAGCTTCTTTTACGGATGCAATTATCGTGTCCCCTAATCTCGCCCCTTTCTTCCCTTTCAATGCTTGTATACACATCACCTTCTTCGCACCAGAATTGTCAACAACTTTCAGAACCGTCCTCATTTGTATGAACGTTCTTAGTTGCTGCAAATGAACAAACAGAGATCAAGGTACTCTTTTAAAACAGcatataaaaattacaacagCAGCATTAGCAGAACAATTTGAAGATCACATCAATTGTGCTACACGGATACGGAGAAACAGGACACTTGGACACACACCTCAAAACGGCGTTATTGTAAGGTTttctatgttaaaaataaagCGGTTTTGCGTCTGAAACGCCAAGTTTCGACACATTTCCGTAACGGAAACACTGAACTAACCTGAGACATAAAATTACTGGAAGTAATTTGATTTGAAGTACCCATTAAACCAGAAAGATTGTTGCCAAGTCCTCCCAACAATGAACAGCCAACTAGTGATATTAACACATAATTAAAAGCAAAATTACAATTAGTCAATAAACCACTGGCAATTAATCacaaaaaacaaaactaaattatCATCGGTTAATTAGACTTAAAACAGATAATGGGTTAATTAGAGTGAAATACATACCTCGAGAACATTTAGAAACTAATCTTGAAGCCATTGATCTGCTAATAGTGTCCTGAtcactgaaaaaaaaaactttagctATCGAAGATTGAAATGCAGAGCGAAACCCTAATGCCTGAGAAAGACAAGGAAGATGAATTAATAATGGGCCGAGTTACATGTGGAGAATTTATGGCCCATATAGAGGCCcaactttttcttttcttggaaaaactacaaaaaaacaaatcataaattcattaaaaaaaagtaaaaatatagtaatttttttccaaaattttgCTTTGTATCTTAAAAAAGAGgataattatacaacacaaccgTTGCTCCATGTTATTTGTGCAACAAACTAATTgcgcgttagccatgtggaaaattaaatgataaaaaaaaaagcaactAAAAAATTTCTTATTGCAAATGCTGATTGGCTTAATGTAAAAATGGTGTGGCGAAACTGTtatatgggataaacactccttaaaaaaatactttataCGCTATGTATGAGGGTTGTATTGGTGATCTATTTTTGAGATATAGCTAAATAGTACACAATTTAACGTCTAGCTAAATAAAAAGTGGAAGTCGTAGGAACTTATAAGTTGAACTCGTGTTTTGAGAATCATAGCGGACAAATTGATCCAATCGTTTTGATCTCAAGTGTAAGGTGAGCCTGAACGATTTTTCTTAAAAACCGAAAATGTGTATCAACAATTTTgaactggaaaaaaaaaacataagagTGGGTAAATTATTAAGCTGTTAAGTAAAACcgatcaatttttataaatttgatttaatttatttgtttttttttaaactacaaAATGCATAGGTAAGGTTTACTTATTATATTTTCATTAAacaaatagttttttttttataattttggaaggggagcgcttgtgggaggaatcgaacccacgaacagtttgctgcttagcgcttatatcatttgagttataactcatttgtattaattaataacaatcggattgttaaatatttttaaaaacaattttaacaGCCGGTCAAATTTGAGACTTTTGACAATTATATTGAACAACAAAACTGAAAGGTTTGTATTCATAAAAATAACATATCtttcatcattttattttatttttatgataaacagcgtatattttttaaaaagttagatTTTTCTATAATGACATAGATTTTCataaaattagatatataaGTTTTTTAAAGGCCAAATTTATTTTAGGATCCCTAAATTATACTGTTTTAGTTCATCAGATtcctcaatttttattttgcttccttaaatatctaattttttattttttggttaattagtTCATTTATATCTTTAAACGGAGATCCATTTAAGGATCTAATAAACcaaaatcatatattttaaaaattccaaAACATATTTAGCCTTTTTTTAGAATCTAATAACTGTCAATCACAAAAGATAAGTTAAGTGACTGAAATATTTAGGAAACCCCAGGAAAGTTGAGGAGATAGTTCACTAACACTATTTTGATATGGACATCTATTtgaatttcaaaagaaaaaaaatatggaCATCTTTTCATTTGCagaaggcctaattatttaaaaaccactcaccttataactttttttcatttatactacgatttagaaaaaatttaattgtactctgttttcgatttttatgtttcgtttgtaccccaagagtaatttttttgataatttaattaatttaaagatgaaaatattaaaaacaagatacataaatgattaatattaatattttattagaatataggttaaaaatgaaggattaatttaaactttttttcaaaaaaaaaggtcaattcaactcattagggtagagattaaacataaaaatcaaaaatagagtataattgaaaattttcctaggtcatggtataaatgaaaaaaagttataaggtgggtggtttttaagtaattaagcctttgcAGAATCCTACCAACactattttgatattttcaaaataatatccAGTCATAATAAGGAtaagaataataaataattatcaaattaaaatactagATATTATAATATTCTTTGCTATATGCTGGTCAAACCAAATAGAACTTCATTGACCTATCTTAATTAGAATACAAAACATAATATAATACAaatagaacaaaggatcactttaccccctcaatttGTATCAGTCTAACAAAGTATTAAAAAGtccaaattaacaaaatcgTATCACTTTTATTTCGAAATTGACAAACCCGGATCGAAAACACCCCTTCCCACTCTCAACTCAGAGAGTGAGACATACTCTTCAGTTTTTATggtaaaaaaagtttaaaatggtcctaaaCATTCATGTTTCAAATTAGGCATAAATTCACCAAAAATCActaaatttagcgtgtttttggtatttaacacaatcttttaattttggcaaaaaagtacatgaactttcaaaaaaattcaattaaacggCATCGTTTTGAATGTAGAACGACGTCGTTTTAGATTAAACGGTgtcgttttggatgtaaaatgacACTATTTCTCAAAGTAAAACACacgtggtcttaattgcaaaaaactggaaagttcatgttaaatatgccaaaataaaaaaatttatgttaaatagtacaaaaaacacgcgaaagtttgtgatttttggtACATTTAACCCTTCAAATTAacacataataaataaaaaaaaacaatttaatggtTTTTATCCTAATACTCtttatatcaaattaatattaactaaaaatacaGAGGATTGTTACACCCAAAAAAAATCTGTTCTCAGACGAGAAGACTCGCATGAGAAGGAGCTGCTGCTCCAATCGGAAGTTTCACCAAAGCAGCAGCTCCTTGTTTTTGCGAGGAGCGATCTGCTCCTCATTGAAGAACAGACTCGCTGGTCTGTTCTTCGCATGAAAAAAAACGAGAAATCTTAAAGaacaaagaaaatgaaaaaacgaAATTTATGTAAGCTctgaaaaaaattgcaaaaatagaaTAACGAAGAAATGAGGAAGGAGAcacatataaatattaaagCACGATTACCAAAAATAATGATTACGGTTAGAAAATCGAAGAGTCGAATCCATATGAAAGACAACATGTAGCAAGCACATTGATAGATGTCAAAGATCGAAAGCTCCTTGCTAACACGTGTCCAAAAAATACAGAAGATGAAAGATTCAAAATAAATCGCCTGAATCTACAAAGACTCGCCTctagtaaataaaaaagatacaCAAAGCTAA
This window of the Mercurialis annua linkage group LG5, ddMerAnnu1.2, whole genome shotgun sequence genome carries:
- the LOC126682917 gene encoding probable inositol transporter 2; the encoded protein is MEPGGPAKTDAASLKLLFSMIWRNPYILLLASSAGIGGFLFGYDTGVISGALLYIRDDFKVVDRQTELQETIVSGAVAGAIIGAAVGGWVNDRFGRKYALMTADLLFLVGAILMASANGPALLIVGRIFVGFGVGMASMTAPLYISEASPTVIRGALVAANGVLITGGQFIAYLINLAFTKVPGTWRWMLGIAGIPAILQFVLMIFLPESPRWLYRKGRVEEAEAILRKVHEPQYVEQEIQDLKDSVDKEIMEDGKSGKINIMDLFRTKTVRRGLIAGVGLQVFQQFVGINTVMYYSPTIIQLAGFASNQTALLLSLITALLNAVMSIVSMAFIDNFGRKKLLICSLIGVILSLGLLTGVFNVSASHAPKVMPTDLRYRNATCPDYSLASNSGSWDCMTCLKAKSDCGFCAASSKLLPGVCVSATNAVKHLCNGDHREWFTRGCPSKYGGAAIVGLAAYIIFFAPGMGTVPWVVNSEIYPLRFRGICGGIAATSNWISNLIVAQTFLTLTKVLGTSWTFFMFGVISVVALFFVLVFVPETKGLPIEEVEKLLEDRPLHYKFWKKESVPGKSTDDTKPEP
- the LOC126679843 gene encoding 50S ribosomal protein HLP, mitochondrial — its product is MASRLVSKCSRVGCSLLGGLGNNLSGLMGTSNQITSSNFMSQQLRTFIQMRTVLKVVDNSGAKKVMCIQALKGKKGARLGDTIIASVKEAMPNGKVKKGKVVYGVVVRAAMQRGRCDGSEVKFDDNAVVLVDKQGQPIGTRVFGPVPHELRKKKHVKILTLAQHIA